The genomic segment CAGATGCATAAATATCCTCGGGCCAATTGAATCTATCGTCAAACAGaacattgaaaattataggCAGGCTCTTATTGACTCTGGGATTGATCCCAGCTTTCTTAACAATTATTGACGTACTGCTTTTAATTACATAAggttaatttgtaattagCATATCTATTGCATTTACTACTAATCACTTTaaaactattatttataagCCATACTATTAATCTAAGCactgatatatttataccCTACAACactatatttatatgtacCACCCATTAACAGTTACGACGGTCTGTTGGGTTCGAAATTATGATAAATCAATCATAAAcactataaataatatgtgaTGTTTGTGAGCAGGCTAGGTTATTAACCCTGAAACTTTTGTGGATTACAAAAGTACAACAATCTCACAAATTTGGAAAGTTCTATTGTGTTGTGGATTGTTTAGGAATATGACACCGTGCTATACTTGGGCTGAGGAGACCTAGCCTTCACTATTGAAGGTGGTTTAGGGCCTGATCGAATTCGGCGAATGTCATCTGTTCATTAGAACCATTTTCTTctgtataatttacatattcattctcctcctaaattaaattagacacgcaatatattattatctaaatatcACAGTGCATGATTATTCATGCGTGCtaaatatttgatgatattaaattgtgtaataaataataatctATATAGATTTATCGCCCAGTgatacataatatatgctcatatagttataataattttgtaacattttattattaatcaaAGTGTACATGCAGagttatattatataataaagtTATTATGTACTTAAAGCATgcataataaaattaatgatattatttttattagtaCATACCTGCAGTGAAAGGATGACATGCTCGCGATAGTTTTTGCTAAAGTTGTAGAATGAGTCCGCTATCATATCCCTAAGATTCATAGCGGCCATTGCATTGTTAAAAACCAAAGCCCTATGTTCCGgtgaaaaaattgaattaaagTCTTCTATGTTATCTGCACAAGGAATTTTTAACATGTTCATAATTTTCATGATGATCAAGGTGTATTTGTGGTACTTTGGTTTCGAATCTGTGGAAGTTGGATCTAGATCAAACtgttcatttttaatatccCAGGAATGATTTTGTGGCTCTATCCACTGATAAGTAGGGAATTGAACCACATTTTTGGTTGATAGTACCGAATCCACttgttttatttgttttggTTCATGGATAAATTCTGAGACATTAAATGCCACTCTTTGAACTATGCAAAAAATGGGCGTCTCCATCAGCAACAACAAAGCACcaaatttctaaataatacataatttaccATTTGGTAATATGCAGGAATTCTGATGAACATGACGATAAATAGGCCTTGCCAGTAAGTGGCAAATATCAGTAACTTGAATGATATGAACTTGAATATCGGATTGGCATTTTTGAGCTGAGGATGATCCtttattgcaaaatataacaGAGACAATCCGTATAGTGCAATTGAAATGCTAATATTGTATACTATGTAGGAAGAAACCGAAAACCAAGTTATCTCCATTGCGTCACCGCAAAACAGCGTAATCAATATGGCCAATATCGAGAAAAAAACACGCACAAATGCATATTGAAGCACCGActttttacacattttaacAAAGCCTGCGTTTAAAGGTATATCTTCAGTTAGGTTGAAAAGAGGAATATTGTTCACGGGCCATATATGCTTGAGAGTGGCTGGATGGTTAGATATGCTTTCCCCGCACTGATTAACTCCACCGCAATACTCCAGCATGAGGCACATAAACGAGTAAATTGCGATAGCTTCACATAACTCCCTTATTGGTATCAAAATGCCCCGGGCTAGagatattgaaaatatgaGTAGATTCAGTATACTATATACGGGAACATAAATGTGTAAGCGAGTGATGTAAATCTGTAACCGTGGTACATTGTAGTGAAGAAAGTGTTGGTATATTGTGAAAAAGGAAATTAAAAGGCCAAAAAGAAACATTAGGAGCGATACAGATATAGTTATCTTGTTATTAATAGCAACCACTATCAGATCCATAAtggtaattgtttaatCGATTAGTAATTCACATGTCTGtattaattagttttaTAACCCATAATTAGATAGCAGAATTTTGATACTTTGGAGTTAACTCATTATATGGTGCAACCGTACATGTTAAACTGTGGGTCTAGTGTATTACAAAAGTCTGTTTTGCCAagaattgatttttttaaatgtaAGTTAAATACACAATTGTGTCATTTGCGATGCACATTCTCCACGTTTACCACTGCAACGTTGACCAAAAGGATAATAACGCCAGAATTCTTAGCTACGCAATCGCACAAAGGAGATACTGTGATATATGTATCTGATAAGTAAGCATATATTTCACATAGCAATGCAATTTTCAGTGAACCTGAAATCAAATCTCGATACTGTACTAcaagtatttaaaatcTTATTCAGATACCAAACTTCTGTTTACAAACATAAAGAATGTTGATCAAAGAGTAGTTAGTCGCTACGAAATTAGCACTCTGCCCGCAATTTTTCAACTT from the Babesia microti strain RI chromosome I, complete genome genome contains:
- a CDS encoding Organic solute transporter Ostalpha (overlaps_old_locusTagID:BBM_I03125), translated to MDLIVVAINNKITISVSLLMFLFGLLISFFTIYQHFLHYNVPRLQIYITRLHIYVPVYSILNLLIFSISLARGILIPIRELCEAIAIYSFMCLMLEYCGGVNQCGESISNHPATLKHIWPVNNIPLFNLTEDIPLNAGFVKMCKKSVLQYAFVRVFFSILAILITLFCGDAMEITWFSVSSYIVYNISISIALYGLSLLYFAIKDHPQLKNANPIFKFISFKLLIFATYWQGLFIVMFIRIPAYYQMKFGALLLLMETPIFCIVQRVAFNVSEFIHEPKQIKQVDSVLSTKNVVQFPTYQWIEPQNHSWDIKNEQFDLDPTSTDSKPKYHKYTLIIMKIMNMLKIPCADNIEDFNSIFSPEHRALVFNNAMAAMNLRDMIADSFYNFSKNYREHVILSLQEENEYVNYTEENGSNEQMTFAEFDQALNHLQ